The proteins below are encoded in one region of Shewanella algae:
- a CDS encoding SPFH domain-containing protein, giving the protein MELKSASGFKSYFTPKRILIGVGVLAALGIAQSSVLMTDAGYTYVHQNNVTGSLDVFTEPGIHFRMPFLSKITRYDQVVTVSFGNNQGEVFYQRLPALQVRFADTYTGQVPATFRFKLSYDPEQLKTMHREFRSNDNLIDTMLIKNARNVTVITSTQYTGEEFFQGGLNQFKAQLSDQLSNGIYTTERRQVEVEQVDLVPVGFDQEDSNKLQATKQLVWKTVPITDKSGNPVRQDNPLKHYGITVTQVTIGDPKPEDQLDKLLTDKKKLVAERIRTIQEQETSKAQAKTEQLRKEIQRTREVQDAQRAKELAVIAQQKEVEVARQIAERELVEERKKKDIATLSKAKELEIAQANLEIQKANSASAMFEAKAIREKGIAEADVLAAKYKALGAHEKVYLAELNRDVANSLYQNLPNFKVDMPKNYINGSGGNGMTSNLDVITGLSALGLMEKSTALGSKASAK; this is encoded by the coding sequence ATGGAACTGAAAAGTGCCTCAGGTTTTAAATCCTATTTTACCCCCAAGCGCATTCTGATTGGGGTGGGCGTTTTGGCGGCCCTGGGTATTGCCCAAAGCTCAGTATTGATGACAGATGCCGGTTACACCTATGTGCATCAAAACAATGTTACCGGCTCTTTGGATGTGTTCACCGAGCCCGGCATCCACTTTCGCATGCCGTTTCTGTCGAAAATAACCCGCTATGATCAGGTCGTTACCGTCTCCTTTGGCAACAACCAGGGCGAGGTATTCTACCAACGTCTGCCGGCGCTGCAGGTACGTTTTGCCGATACCTACACAGGCCAGGTACCGGCCACTTTCCGCTTCAAGCTGTCTTATGATCCCGAGCAGCTCAAGACGATGCATCGGGAGTTTCGCTCCAACGACAACCTGATTGACACTATGTTGATCAAGAACGCCCGCAACGTCACTGTGATCACCTCGACCCAATATACCGGCGAGGAGTTTTTCCAGGGCGGCCTCAATCAGTTCAAGGCACAATTGTCAGATCAGCTCAGCAACGGTATCTACACCACTGAGCGGCGCCAGGTTGAAGTCGAGCAGGTGGATCTGGTGCCGGTTGGCTTCGATCAGGAAGACTCCAACAAGCTGCAAGCCACCAAACAATTGGTGTGGAAGACAGTACCTATTACCGACAAGAGCGGTAATCCGGTACGTCAGGATAACCCGCTCAAACATTATGGCATCACGGTCACCCAGGTCACTATCGGCGATCCCAAGCCGGAAGATCAGCTTGACAAGCTATTGACTGATAAGAAAAAACTGGTTGCCGAGCGGATCCGCACCATTCAGGAGCAGGAAACGTCCAAGGCCCAGGCCAAGACAGAGCAGCTGCGCAAAGAGATCCAGCGTACCCGCGAAGTACAGGATGCCCAACGTGCCAAAGAGCTGGCCGTTATTGCCCAGCAAAAAGAGGTTGAAGTGGCGCGGCAAATCGCCGAGCGTGAACTGGTGGAAGAACGCAAGAAGAAAGATATCGCCACCCTGAGCAAGGCCAAGGAGCTGGAAATCGCCCAGGCCAACCTGGAGATCCAGAAAGCCAACTCGGCCTCGGCCATGTTTGAGGCCAAGGCGATCCGTGAAAAAGGGATAGCCGAAGCCGACGTACTGGCGGCGAAATACAAGGCCCTGGGTGCCCATGAGAAGGTGTATCTGGCCGAGCTGAACCGGGATGTGGCCAACTCCCTGTATCAGAACCTGCCCAACTTCAAGGTGGATATGCCGAAGAACTATATCAACGGCAGTGGCGGCAACGGCATGACCTCCAATTTGGACGTGATCACCGGCTTGTCGGCGTTGGGGCTGATGGAAAAAAGCACCGCCCTTGGCAGCAAAGCATCCGCCAAATAA
- the dauA gene encoding C4-dicarboxylic acid transporter DauA produces MPHISNFRTQLFSLRLGHALREVIAKEGYSGKHFGQDLMAGVTVGIIAIPLAMALAIASGVAPQYGLYTAIIAGFIIAITGGSRYSISGPTAAFVVLLYPIAQEFGLAGLLMAGMMSGVILIAMALLRLGRLIQYIPQSVTLGFTAGIGVVIAVLQLKDFFGLPIDSMPEQFGEKLQVLALALPQTDFPSLVVALVTLAVMLLWPKLKLPVPAHLPAIIVGSLLALLLGSLGLEVETIGSRFHYLLPDGSQGNGIPPFLPSFEWPWLQPGPDGEPLGLSWQMVKALAPAAFAIAMLGAIESLLCAVVLDGMTGKRHSANSELLGQGIGNIVAPFFGGITATAAIARSAANVKAGAFSPVSAIIHSLVVLLGLVALAGLLSFLPMAAMAALLLVVAWNMSEAPKAWQLLKTAPRSDIWVFLSCFFLTVVFDMVIAISFGIMLAALLFMKEIAEMTRLYDISNNKRYIDRPLPDDWVVLKINGPLFFAAAERIFAEIAQMTQDKQVIVLYMDGVSILDAGGMAALNKLIRKCQSNNTRLLVADLQFQPIRTLAKAKVQPIEGVLKFYPTLRELIEEQVPQITVDSTAPDSSATAKEKPAQ; encoded by the coding sequence GTGCCTCACATAAGCAATTTCAGAACCCAACTCTTTTCTTTGCGCCTGGGCCATGCCCTGCGTGAAGTCATCGCCAAGGAAGGCTATAGTGGAAAGCACTTTGGCCAGGATCTGATGGCCGGGGTCACTGTGGGGATTATCGCCATTCCGTTGGCCATGGCATTGGCTATCGCCAGTGGCGTAGCCCCTCAATATGGTCTCTACACCGCTATCATAGCCGGCTTTATCATCGCCATCACCGGCGGCTCACGCTACTCAATCTCTGGCCCGACCGCCGCCTTTGTGGTGCTGCTCTATCCCATAGCCCAGGAGTTTGGCCTCGCCGGCCTGTTGATGGCGGGGATGATGTCAGGCGTTATCCTGATAGCCATGGCGCTGCTGCGCCTTGGTCGCCTGATCCAATATATTCCCCAGTCAGTGACGCTGGGCTTTACCGCCGGGATAGGTGTGGTCATCGCAGTTTTGCAGCTGAAAGATTTTTTCGGTCTGCCCATAGACAGCATGCCGGAGCAGTTCGGTGAAAAACTGCAGGTGCTGGCACTGGCGCTGCCACAAACCGATTTTCCCAGCTTAGTGGTGGCATTGGTCACTCTGGCTGTCATGCTGCTGTGGCCAAAACTGAAATTGCCGGTGCCGGCGCATCTGCCAGCCATCATTGTCGGCAGTCTACTGGCTTTGCTGCTCGGCAGTTTGGGGCTTGAAGTAGAAACCATAGGCAGCCGCTTCCATTATCTGCTGCCCGATGGCAGCCAAGGCAATGGTATTCCCCCCTTCCTGCCGAGCTTTGAGTGGCCCTGGTTGCAACCTGGGCCGGATGGGGAACCTCTGGGGCTTTCCTGGCAGATGGTAAAAGCGCTGGCTCCGGCTGCCTTTGCCATCGCCATGTTGGGCGCCATCGAATCCCTGCTTTGCGCCGTAGTGCTCGATGGCATGACAGGCAAGCGTCACAGCGCCAACAGCGAACTGCTTGGCCAGGGGATAGGTAATATAGTAGCCCCATTTTTTGGCGGTATCACGGCTACAGCTGCCATCGCCCGCAGCGCGGCCAACGTCAAGGCCGGTGCCTTTAGCCCGGTATCGGCGATTATCCACTCCCTGGTGGTACTCCTGGGGCTGGTAGCACTGGCCGGCTTACTGTCCTTCCTGCCGATGGCTGCCATGGCGGCCTTGCTGCTGGTTGTAGCCTGGAACATGAGCGAAGCCCCCAAGGCCTGGCAACTGCTGAAAACCGCGCCGCGCAGCGATATCTGGGTATTCTTAAGCTGCTTTTTCCTGACTGTGGTGTTCGACATGGTGATCGCCATCTCCTTCGGGATCATGCTGGCGGCCCTGCTGTTTATGAAAGAGATCGCCGAGATGACCCGTCTCTACGATATCAGCAACAATAAGCGCTACATCGACCGGCCACTACCGGACGACTGGGTAGTACTGAAGATCAACGGGCCACTGTTTTTTGCCGCGGCGGAGCGCATTTTCGCTGAAATCGCGCAGATGACCCAGGATAAGCAAGTCATAGTGCTCTATATGGATGGGGTGTCCATTCTCGATGCCGGTGGTATGGCCGCGTTGAATAAATTGATACGCAAATGCCAGAGCAACAATACCCGTCTGCTGGTTGCCGATCTGCAGTTCCAGCCCATTAGAACACTGGCCAAGGCCAAGGTTCAGCCTATCGAAGGTGTGCTCAAGTTCTATCCCACCTTGAGAGAGCTGATTGAAGAGCAGGTACCGCAGATAACCGTCGATTCCACGGCACCGGACTCAAGCGCTACCGCCAAGGAGAAACCCGCCCAATAA
- a CDS encoding winged helix-turn-helix transcriptional regulator codes for MTLNQQAPLCPAYQVLRLICGKWKPAILFLLQQQPQRFSYLKRHLPGVSQKVLTAQLKELEQDGVLTRTLYPEVPPRVDYRLSALGMALLPLLEQMHLFAEQNADLLTGETQ; via the coding sequence ATGACACTCAATCAGCAAGCCCCTCTCTGCCCGGCCTATCAGGTTCTGCGGCTGATCTGCGGCAAATGGAAGCCCGCCATCCTGTTCTTGCTGCAACAGCAGCCACAGCGCTTCAGCTACCTAAAACGGCATCTACCCGGTGTCAGTCAAAAAGTGCTGACCGCTCAGCTAAAGGAGCTGGAGCAAGACGGCGTACTTACCCGTACTCTCTACCCTGAAGTGCCACCCAGGGTCGACTATCGTCTCAGCGCGCTTGGAATGGCACTGTTGCCGCTGCTGGAGCAGATGCACCTTTTTGCCGAGCAAAACGCCGACTTGCTGACGGGAGAGACCCAATGA
- a CDS encoding cupin domain-containing protein, translating into MLTADDVIQALELEPHVEGGYFGRSFVSDSRFDDSRNLWTSIYFMLKTGEVSHLHQLTADEMWYFHSGESLTIYMISEQGELTEAQLGMDLAKGERPQVLVPKGTIFGSAMNNPGYSLVGCMVAPGFTFDDFKLFGRDELLERFPEHQALINRLTR; encoded by the coding sequence ATGTTGACCGCCGATGATGTTATCCAGGCACTCGAGCTTGAGCCCCATGTTGAGGGCGGGTATTTCGGTCGTTCATTCGTCTCGGACAGCCGGTTTGATGACAGCCGTAACCTGTGGACCAGTATCTACTTTATGCTCAAGACGGGTGAAGTGTCCCACCTGCATCAACTGACAGCCGATGAGATGTGGTACTTCCACAGCGGTGAGTCGCTGACCATCTATATGATCTCCGAGCAGGGTGAACTGACCGAGGCGCAACTCGGGATGGACTTGGCCAAAGGTGAGCGGCCACAGGTCTTGGTGCCCAAAGGCACTATTTTTGGTTCGGCAATGAATAACCCGGGCTATTCGCTGGTAGGTTGTATGGTGGCACCTGGCTTTACCTTCGATGACTTCAAGCTGTTCGGCCGTGATGAACTGCTTGAGCGTTTCCCTGAGCATCAGGCGTTGATAAACCGCCTGACCCGCTAG
- a CDS encoding sigma-70 family RNA polymerase sigma factor, with product MLAYAAGDAQAFERLYLKHKGGLYRYFVRQLSDMALAEDLYQETWSRVIKAAQSYQPSAKFTTWLYRIAHNLLIDHVRAVKPVDSLSIDEDEPDAQANLVGPQTAEPDSELLRSRQVAWLKECIGLLPQVQKEAFLLNQESGLTAQLISEVAGATLEATKSRIRYAYQSLRDCLGRKTQESIE from the coding sequence ATGCTGGCTTATGCCGCCGGAGATGCCCAGGCCTTTGAGCGCCTCTATCTTAAACACAAGGGCGGACTCTACCGGTATTTTGTCCGCCAGTTAAGCGATATGGCCTTGGCTGAAGACTTGTATCAGGAAACCTGGAGCCGGGTGATTAAGGCGGCGCAGAGTTATCAACCCAGTGCCAAGTTTACCACCTGGTTGTACCGGATAGCCCACAACCTGCTGATTGACCATGTGCGGGCGGTCAAACCGGTCGACAGTCTCAGCATAGATGAGGATGAGCCGGATGCGCAGGCCAATCTGGTGGGCCCACAAACCGCCGAGCCGGATAGCGAGCTGCTGCGAAGTCGTCAGGTCGCCTGGCTCAAGGAGTGCATAGGTCTCTTGCCCCAAGTGCAGAAGGAAGCCTTCTTGCTGAATCAGGAGTCCGGGCTGACGGCGCAACTGATCAGCGAAGTAGCCGGGGCGACGCTGGAGGCCACCAAGAGCCGGATACGTTATGCCTATCAGAGCCTGCGTGACTGTTTGGGACGCAAGACCCAGGAGAGCATTGAATGA
- a CDS encoding monooxygenase, translated as MTTLLQIDFEFPAEMMGDALTEQAKPLAESITREPGFIAKIWTENPRSGEAGGIYLFEDEASAEAYACMHSQRVAAMGAHNIRIRLFDVNESLSKITHGWPLSV; from the coding sequence ATGACCACTCTATTGCAAATCGATTTTGAATTTCCCGCCGAAATGATGGGCGATGCCCTGACTGAGCAGGCCAAACCTCTGGCCGAGTCAATTACCCGGGAGCCGGGTTTCATTGCCAAAATCTGGACCGAAAACCCACGCAGCGGCGAGGCCGGTGGCATTTATCTGTTTGAAGATGAAGCCAGCGCCGAAGCTTACGCCTGCATGCACTCACAACGAGTGGCGGCCATGGGCGCCCACAACATACGCATCAGGCTGTTCGATGTGAATGAATCCTTGAGCAAAATTACCCACGGCTGGCCGCTATCAGTTTGA
- a CDS encoding PQQ-dependent sugar dehydrogenase, which translates to MSKHSSLSLRPLRRAISLAATLSTAALLTATVSSSALAENSAPSVLKDIRLPQGFEIEVYLDNVANARQMALGSQGTLFIGSRGEGKVYAAIDTDADGRHDKVKVIASGLNMPSGLAFRDQTLYVGAVSQILAFDNIEQQLSQSASPSYQIFYDDLPSDKHHGWKYLKFAADGRLYIPIGAPCNICDAGSDYSKIISLDLQSKQPRLEAAGVRNSVGFDFDPVSGQLWFTDNGRDMMGDDMPADELNHLSQRGQHFGYPYVHQGDTLDPEFGKGKQPADFSPPEVKLGAHVAALGMTFYRGDSFPKAYHGGIFIAEHGSWNRSSKVGYRVRFVPIKQGKAGEPQVFAEGWLKGETVSGRPADVLQLPDGSLLVADDAQGRLYRIFYSG; encoded by the coding sequence ATGTCTAAGCATTCATCCCTTTCACTGCGCCCGCTGCGCCGCGCTATTTCGCTTGCAGCGACTCTCTCTACGGCGGCTTTGCTGACAGCTACTGTGAGTAGCTCTGCACTGGCTGAAAATTCAGCACCATCGGTACTGAAGGATATCCGCCTGCCCCAGGGCTTTGAGATAGAAGTCTATCTGGATAATGTCGCCAATGCCCGCCAGATGGCGCTTGGCAGCCAGGGCACACTCTTTATCGGCAGTCGCGGCGAAGGTAAAGTCTATGCGGCAATAGATACAGATGCCGATGGCCGCCACGACAAGGTCAAAGTGATCGCCTCCGGGCTCAATATGCCTTCCGGGCTAGCCTTTCGGGACCAGACTCTCTATGTGGGCGCCGTGAGCCAAATTCTCGCCTTTGACAATATTGAGCAGCAGCTGAGTCAGAGTGCTTCCCCGAGCTACCAAATCTTTTATGATGACTTACCTTCAGATAAGCATCACGGCTGGAAATACCTCAAGTTTGCCGCCGACGGCCGCCTGTATATTCCCATTGGCGCGCCTTGCAATATCTGTGATGCCGGCAGCGACTACAGCAAAATAATCAGCCTGGACCTCCAAAGCAAACAACCAAGGCTCGAAGCCGCCGGTGTGCGCAACAGCGTTGGTTTCGACTTCGACCCAGTCAGTGGTCAGCTGTGGTTTACCGACAATGGCCGCGACATGATGGGAGACGATATGCCAGCCGATGAGCTCAATCATTTGAGTCAACGCGGCCAACATTTTGGTTATCCCTACGTTCATCAAGGAGATACCCTGGATCCTGAATTCGGCAAAGGTAAGCAGCCTGCCGATTTCAGCCCTCCTGAAGTCAAGCTGGGTGCCCATGTAGCAGCGCTGGGGATGACCTTCTATCGCGGCGACAGCTTCCCCAAGGCCTATCATGGCGGCATTTTTATTGCCGAGCACGGCTCCTGGAACCGGTCCAGCAAGGTGGGATATCGAGTGCGTTTCGTGCCGATAAAACAAGGCAAGGCCGGTGAACCTCAGGTGTTTGCCGAAGGCTGGCTCAAGGGCGAAACCGTATCCGGACGCCCCGCCGATGTGCTGCAGTTACCGGATGGTTCCTTACTGGTAGCCGATGATGCCCAAGGCCGCCTCTATCGCATCTTTTACTCGGGCTGA
- a CDS encoding alpha/beta hydrolase, giving the protein MQAKQTKLCNLLKLGAGLGLLCMSQLAQADEGKTEAEIRWQALSPIANLYLSHANAEDFIAKGDEEKNRYDNYAGALAYYLMATERDSSNIWAPYQAAGTLAMLELKDQAIEMLQLADSRGLWQQIMLEEDDELAGIKDSDEYRAVLDKVKRRYPQHAKDAGTAYTYRPQGAAPDGGWPVLVWLSGYGTEGSDSAHMAKLLTSERAIFIGINGTEKLNEHSFRWARTETESSHQAVQQALALAAKNSPVNKQKVALMGFSQGALHSAHLLAKHPNDYVGALLLSAGGMQTELKASAPAGKRLVISYGEQEHSSNLALDKQLEQFFSPGNQLQLKPHQGGHFFDDAWQQKYPDYVNFVLELN; this is encoded by the coding sequence ATGCAAGCCAAACAAACAAAGCTCTGTAACCTGTTGAAGCTGGGTGCCGGGCTAGGATTGCTCTGCATGAGCCAATTGGCGCAGGCAGATGAGGGTAAAACGGAAGCGGAGATCCGCTGGCAGGCGTTGAGCCCGATAGCCAACCTGTATCTGAGTCACGCCAATGCGGAAGACTTTATCGCCAAAGGGGATGAAGAAAAAAACCGCTACGACAACTACGCTGGCGCCCTCGCCTATTACCTGATGGCCACAGAGCGCGATAGCAGCAATATCTGGGCGCCCTATCAAGCCGCCGGTACTCTGGCAATGCTGGAACTTAAAGACCAGGCAATCGAAATGCTGCAGTTGGCCGACAGCCGCGGCCTGTGGCAACAGATAATGCTTGAGGAAGACGACGAACTTGCCGGCATCAAGGACTCGGATGAATACCGCGCCGTACTGGATAAGGTTAAACGCCGTTATCCTCAGCATGCAAAAGATGCCGGTACAGCTTATACCTACCGCCCTCAGGGGGCTGCCCCTGACGGTGGCTGGCCTGTGCTGGTCTGGTTATCCGGCTATGGCACAGAAGGCAGTGACAGCGCCCATATGGCCAAACTGCTGACAAGTGAACGGGCAATATTTATCGGGATCAACGGCACGGAAAAGCTCAATGAGCACAGCTTCCGCTGGGCCAGAACCGAAACCGAGTCCAGTCACCAGGCGGTGCAGCAAGCTTTAGCCCTGGCGGCAAAGAACAGCCCTGTCAACAAGCAGAAAGTGGCACTGATGGGCTTTTCCCAGGGTGCCCTTCACAGCGCTCACCTGCTGGCCAAACACCCGAATGATTATGTCGGCGCCCTGCTGCTGTCTGCAGGCGGTATGCAAACCGAGCTCAAGGCTTCGGCGCCCGCCGGTAAGCGACTGGTTATCTCATACGGCGAACAGGAGCACAGCAGTAATCTGGCGCTGGATAAACAGCTGGAACAATTTTTTAGCCCGGGTAATCAACTGCAGCTCAAACCGCATCAGGGCGGGCATTTCTTTGATGATGCCTGGCAGCAGAAATACCCGGATTATGTCAATTTCGTATTGGAACTCAATTAA
- a CDS encoding substrate-binding periplasmic protein — MRCLCCLLLLLFALPTWAKECQQGLTLAYNDWPPYAWTDAFGQPQGLDIEASRLISGKVGCPLSIEAIPAKRAHQMLKSGRIDLLAGATKLPQRQLYAHFSLAYRSEEVRIFVKQGHQAVTQVRQWQDVFSQRLRLILPGNGWYGADYQASKQRLSQASLLIISPNASQAVQMLAYDRGDAVVGDSLSVPFIAGEQEKLRLEALQPVLAQDGIHLMLSKVSVDETLLERFNLAIEALEADGSLPALRRKWQQISYARLTLTPSVESDLHFGDYPRAP, encoded by the coding sequence ATGCGCTGTCTGTGTTGTCTGCTGTTGTTGCTGTTTGCCCTCCCGACATGGGCTAAAGAGTGCCAGCAAGGCCTGACACTGGCCTACAATGATTGGCCTCCTTACGCCTGGACAGACGCTTTTGGCCAGCCGCAGGGACTGGACATTGAGGCCAGCCGTTTGATCAGCGGCAAGGTGGGGTGTCCGCTGAGTATAGAGGCGATACCGGCCAAGCGGGCACATCAGATGTTGAAATCCGGCCGTATTGATCTGCTTGCCGGGGCCACCAAATTGCCACAGCGGCAGCTTTATGCTCACTTCAGCCTGGCTTATCGCAGTGAAGAGGTGCGTATCTTCGTCAAACAGGGGCACCAAGCCGTCACCCAGGTGCGGCAATGGCAGGACGTGTTCTCACAAAGGCTCAGGCTTATTCTGCCCGGTAACGGCTGGTATGGCGCCGACTATCAGGCATCCAAGCAGCGTTTGAGTCAGGCTTCGCTGTTGATCATCAGCCCCAACGCTTCCCAGGCGGTACAGATGTTGGCCTACGACAGGGGCGATGCGGTAGTGGGTGACTCCCTCTCAGTGCCTTTTATTGCCGGTGAGCAGGAAAAACTGCGGTTGGAGGCGCTGCAACCTGTGTTGGCGCAGGACGGGATCCATCTGATGTTGAGCAAGGTCTCGGTTGATGAAACCTTGCTCGAGCGTTTCAATCTGGCCATTGAGGCACTGGAGGCCGACGGCTCTCTGCCGGCGCTGCGGCGTAAGTGGCAGCAGATCTCCTACGCCAGACTCACCTTGACGCCGAGCGTCGAGAGCGATCTTCATTTTGGGGATTATCCCCGGGCCCCTTGA
- a CDS encoding vWA domain-containing protein, with the protein MRINQSAAIAGRRYHLSLLAILVGSLGLAACQPQQSHEPPKVANQASEAQFPEVETEVLPSKDPGQDIANAVTHAQAQKLAVSAAASPRALYKPSVQPRSLSVPSELTLADVNYPSATVLANGSEVYIANGIMVAGETPLSTFSVDVDSGSYSLMRRSINLGTLPPKGTVRVEELINYFDYNYPQPDKGEPFSVSTELAPSPYNEGKMLLRIGLKGYEVPASQIGAANLVFLLDVSGSMSSQDKLPLLKSAIKMLSDTLTSQDKVSIVVYAGEAGVVLDGINGADCESLDAALAELKAAGGTNGGEGIQTAYRLARKHFISGGVNRVLLATDGDFNVGLTSRQELLALVEQQKQQGIGLTTLGFGLGNYRDSMLEQLADKGNGQYAYIDTLNEARKILVEQRSGTLLTIASDVKVQLEFNPALVAEYRLIGYENRALKREDFNNDKVDAAEMGAGHVVTALYELSLTDSNNLANDALRYGRDPVSGKEKYSREELGYLKLRAKPPLSESSKDSKSQLYTHAIRLDSAQKSLALASDDLRFAAAVAGLGQLLNGSVYLHDFDWRQVAELADSAKGEDPYGYRHEFVSLARSAALLAEQGALKPGRKTVADKLSAEPMSEPMLELMSAAGFKPLE; encoded by the coding sequence ATGAGGATAAATCAAAGCGCCGCCATTGCCGGGCGCCGCTATCATCTTAGCCTGTTGGCCATCTTAGTTGGCAGTTTGGGGTTGGCCGCTTGCCAGCCACAGCAGTCCCATGAGCCACCCAAGGTCGCCAATCAAGCGAGCGAGGCTCAATTCCCTGAGGTTGAAACAGAGGTACTGCCAAGCAAAGACCCCGGGCAGGATATCGCGAACGCTGTCACCCATGCGCAAGCCCAGAAGTTAGCCGTCAGCGCCGCTGCATCGCCGCGGGCCTTGTACAAGCCGAGTGTCCAGCCAAGAAGCTTGAGCGTGCCCTCTGAATTGACTCTGGCGGATGTGAATTATCCCAGCGCCACAGTGCTTGCCAATGGCTCGGAGGTGTATATCGCTAACGGCATCATGGTGGCGGGCGAAACGCCGTTATCGACCTTTTCCGTCGACGTGGACAGCGGCAGTTACAGCCTGATGCGGCGCAGTATCAACCTGGGAACATTGCCCCCCAAAGGCACGGTGAGAGTCGAGGAGTTGATTAACTATTTCGACTACAACTACCCACAGCCGGACAAAGGCGAGCCTTTCTCCGTCAGTACTGAGTTGGCACCGTCACCTTACAATGAAGGCAAGATGCTGCTGCGTATCGGGCTTAAGGGCTATGAAGTGCCGGCCAGTCAGATAGGCGCCGCCAACCTGGTGTTCTTGCTGGATGTTTCCGGCTCCATGTCATCGCAGGACAAGTTGCCGCTGCTGAAATCGGCCATCAAAATGCTCAGCGATACGCTCACCTCGCAGGACAAGGTGTCGATAGTCGTCTATGCCGGTGAGGCCGGCGTAGTACTGGACGGTATCAATGGCGCCGATTGCGAGAGCTTAGACGCCGCTTTGGCTGAGCTTAAGGCCGCCGGTGGCACCAACGGCGGTGAAGGCATCCAAACAGCTTACCGTTTGGCCCGCAAGCACTTTATCAGTGGCGGGGTAAATCGGGTTCTGCTGGCCACCGACGGCGACTTCAATGTAGGCCTGACCAGCAGGCAGGAGCTGCTGGCGCTGGTTGAACAACAAAAGCAGCAGGGGATAGGCCTGACAACTCTGGGGTTTGGCCTAGGCAACTACCGCGACAGCATGTTGGAGCAGTTGGCGGATAAGGGTAATGGCCAATACGCTTATATCGATACCCTCAACGAGGCCCGCAAAATCCTGGTGGAGCAGCGTAGCGGCACCCTGCTGACCATAGCATCGGATGTCAAAGTGCAGCTTGAGTTCAACCCGGCGCTGGTGGCCGAGTATCGCCTCATCGGCTATGAAAACCGCGCCCTCAAGCGGGAGGATTTCAACAACGATAAGGTCGACGCCGCCGAAATGGGCGCAGGGCATGTGGTGACGGCCCTGTATGAGCTCAGCCTTACGGATTCAAATAATCTGGCCAACGATGCATTGCGCTATGGTCGCGACCCTGTCAGCGGCAAGGAAAAATATAGCCGTGAAGAGCTTGGCTATCTGAAACTGCGAGCTAAACCACCCTTGAGTGAGAGTAGCAAAGACAGCAAGAGTCAGCTTTATACTCATGCCATTCGCCTGGACTCGGCCCAAAAGTCGCTTGCGCTCGCCAGTGATGATCTGCGTTTTGCCGCAGCGGTAGCCGGGCTTGGGCAACTGCTTAACGGCTCAGTGTATCTGCATGACTTTGACTGGCGCCAGGTCGCCGAGCTTGCCGATTCGGCCAAGGGCGAAGACCCATACGGTTATCGACATGAGTTTGTCAGCCTGGCTCGCAGCGCCGCACTGTTGGCCGAGCAAGGCGCGCTTAAACCCGGACGCAAAACCGTGGCAGATAAACTCAGCGCCGAACCTATGTCCGAACCCATGCTTGAACTTATGTCAGCCGCCGGATTTAAGCCGCTGGAATAA
- a CDS encoding DUF2809 domain-containing protein — MKPVPWFDGLKRWHFALATVLLFGIEVLIARYAPPGVIRGFIGDLLVVILMFCALKAVSPWASRLLLPLVLAFAFAIEFGQAFGLVDKLGLGHIRLARIVIGSHFDWLDLLAYSLGCLLLLPGSIALSFPRRAKIKGPGDNPQNEDRSRRSASR; from the coding sequence ATGAAACCTGTGCCCTGGTTCGATGGCTTGAAGCGCTGGCATTTTGCCTTGGCCACGGTTTTATTGTTCGGTATTGAAGTATTGATAGCCCGCTACGCCCCGCCCGGCGTCATCCGCGGGTTTATCGGCGATCTGCTGGTAGTGATATTGATGTTTTGCGCCCTTAAAGCCGTGAGCCCCTGGGCAAGTCGGCTGCTGCTTCCCTTGGTACTGGCATTTGCCTTCGCCATAGAGTTTGGCCAGGCCTTTGGCTTGGTGGATAAGCTGGGACTGGGCCATATTCGCCTGGCACGAATCGTTATCGGCAGCCACTTCGACTGGCTGGATCTGCTGGCATACAGCCTGGGTTGTTTGCTGTTACTCCCGGGTTCCATTGCGCTGTCTTTTCCGAGAAGAGCCAAGATCAAGGGGCCCGGGGATAATCCCCAAAATGAAGATCGCTCTCGACGCTCGGCGTCAAGGTGA